Part of the Bacillus sp. N1-1 genome, GGCCACGAAAGAAGGAATAAAGGAGAGATTGCATGTCATCAGCATTATTTACACCCTATACCATAAAAAACGTTACATTTCCTAACCGTATTGTGATGAGTCCTATGTGCATGTATTCATGTGAAGCAATGGACGGGAAAGCAACCAATTTCCATTACACACACTATACTTCTAGGGCAGTAGGACGAACGGGTCTCATTATTACGGAAGCAGCCGCTGTTACCGAACAGGGCCGCATCTCTCCACAGGACCTTGGGATTTGGAGTGATGACCACATAGAAGGATTGCAGAAGATTGTACAACTTTCTCAAGAGCAAGGAGCAAAAGTAGGTATTCAACTTGCTCATGCCGGTCGAAAAGCCGTATTAGATGGCCCGATAATTGCTCCATCAGCAATTCCTTTTAGTGATAAGATGAAAACCCCTCAAGAAATGACGCTAGAACAAATAAAAGAAACGATTGTTTCCTTTAAAGAAGGCGCAAGAAGAGCGAAGAAAGCCGGCTTTGATGTTATCGAACTTCACGGCGCACACGGTTATTTAATCAATGAGTTTCTATCTCCCTTAACGAACAAACGTGAAGATGAATATGGTGGTTCAACACAAAACCGCTATCGTTTTCTTAAAGAAATAATCTCAGAAGTGAACGATGTTTGGAACGGTCCACTCTTTGTACGTATTTCTGCAGAAGAATACCACGAAGAAGGAAATACAATGGAAGATTTCGTTTATTTTTCAAGTGAAATGAAAAAACAAGGCGTTGATCTAATTGATTGTAGTACAGGCGGAGTTGTACCAGCGAGCATCGATGCCTTTCCTGGATATCAAGTTAAACACGCTGAAAAAATTCGTAATGAAGCTAAAATCTCAACTGGCGCAGTTGGGTTGATTACACACCCTCTTCAAGCAGAGGAAATCATTCATAACAACCGCGCAGACCTTGTCTTGCTTGCGAGAGAACTATTAAGAGACCCTTACTGGGCGAGAACCGCCGCAGCTGAACTTGGCGCAGACTTAGAGGCACCGAAACAGTATGAACGTGGTTGGAATTAAGTGAATAAACCGAGCTCAAAATGAGCTCGGTTTTGTTATAGGTATATGGACTGTCATTTGATCTTCTACGATATCCGTATTTACAAATACGGCTCTTGCTTCACCAACTAGATCTACAATATCTGCTTCTTGGTAACGTGAACTAATATGATTTAACAGGAGTTTCTTTACGTTTGCAGTTTTTGCAATTCGAGCAGCTTCCTCCGTAGTGGAATGATAATACTCATATGCTAACGACTCCATATGAGCGGAAAATGTAGCTTCATGGATAAGAAGATCGGCATTTAAAGCAAAATCAATGGTCTTCTCATTAAACCGAGAATCCCCACAATACACAAGATGTCTTCCTTTTATCGGAGGACCTACTACTTCACCTGCATGCACCACTTTCCCATTATCTAGGGTAATGGAGTCTCCGTTCTTCAATTTTTGATAGATCGGACCGGGTTGTACACCTAATGATTTTAATTTTTCAACATTTAATGCACCTGTCTTATCTGCTTCTTCTATTCGATAAGCAAAACTATCAATTCCATGTTCTAACAAAGCTATCTTTATTGTAAAACCCTGCTCTTGCACTTGAAAGTCGTCTTCTATTTCTACAATTCGGAGTGGATAGCGTAGGTGCGTACCGCTAATTTTTACGGCCGTATCAATAAAATGAGCAAGCCCTTTTGGTCCGTATATCTTCAGTTCTGACTCTCCCCCTTGAAAAGAACGACTTCCAAGAAGGCCAGGCAACCCAAAAATGTGATCACCGTGTAGGTGAGTGATAAAAATTTTGGTCAGCCTACTAAGTGTAATAGTGGAAGAAAGAATTTGATGCTGTGTGGCCTCCCCACAATCAAACAACCAAACTTCTCCAGAATCAAGACGAAGAGCTGTCGAACTAACATTGCGTTTCGTTGAAGGAACACCAGCGCCTGTTCCTAGAAATGTGAATTCCATTTCAATCCTCCTTATCATCACTTCTTTATCGCAAACATCTCGATGATCGGCTACACTGTATGTATGCAATTGAGACTGGAGCTGATCATCATGCTTGTAAAAAAACGATTATATCTTGCATTATTTCTCTCACATCTTCTATTATTTCTATCTTTTTATTTATTTAGTGACTTCTTTTGGCCACTCTTTACTGTTTCTCTTCTTCTACTTGGAGGGATATCAATTCGTCAAGTTAAATGGGAAAAGCCGTCTCTATTTCACCTAGTGATCGGAATCTTAAGTGGCGTTTTCCTTTATTTCGCTTTCTTTTTGGGTAAAACATTGATGCTTGTTCTTTTCCCGCAATTCATGACACAAATTAACGAACTTTATACCCTTGTCGCACCAAATAAAGCCTGGCACTTTGTTAGCCTTATTCTCATAATAATTCCAGGAGAAGAACTGTTTTGGAGAGGACTTGTCCAAACAGAGCTTAAAACGAGTCAAATCAAATACCCTATTTTACTAGCAGCACTTTTCTATATGAGCGCACACCTTTATGCTGGAGCTTTCCTTCTACTTACCGCTGCTGTGTTAGCTGGAGTTATGTGGGGCTACTTGTATGACCGAACTCGTAATATGGTCGTTCCGCTGCTTTCACACCTTGTATTTGATTTATTTCTCCTTGTTTTCTTTCCGCTTCTGTAAGGCATGCCACTTTAATTCCTGAAGCAGGCTTTTCATATGCTGCTTATAGACAAGAACCTCCTCACGATCAGGGGTTTCTGTCCCATATCGCACTTTCTCGTAAATAGCTATAATGTATTCTTTATGTTCACCATGACCAGGGATCCTTCGGAACCATTGATTTAATGTCTCTCCTGTTTGACGTCCAACCCCATACTTAAGCGACCTTATTTCTAGATGAAAGAGCTGCTTTCTTATTTGATTCGAAGGTGGTTTTAATTGTCTCACTTTCTTGTCTTCCCTTGCATTCAACATTTCACTCGTTAGAGTAGCAAAAGAGCTTACATGAAGGCGAGAAAGCACGAGCCTTTTTTTATAAATGATGAGAAAAAGAACGATTAATGCAATGATAAGACAAGTATAGAAAATAAGCTCCACTGGCAAGTCTATACTTTGTCCATTAATCTTTTGTTCCTTGATTATTTGTTGGTTTTCCATTGAAGATAACCCTTCTAAGAGAAGAGAATCTTCTTCAGAGCGCGTCGGAAGATTTGAGGTTAGCCAGTAGATCGGTAAACCAATGACATAACCAATTCCACTTATCGTATAAGAAATCACCTTAATAAGAGGGTCTTTCATCCAGATAATCATACTAATCAAACCGCTTGAAACGGCTAGCAAAAAAAAGATCGAACTCATTGCCCATCTAGCCTGTCTCGGTCCCCCTGTTTTTCTTACCTGTACTGCCGCTCTACATATGAGGAGCAAAAGAAATTGCACAAGAGGAAATAGAAAAACGACCTGTCTTAACTCTGAAGAATTACTGAAAAGGAAGAACAGAAAGGAAGCAACCAAACTCAAGAAAAAAACAATTGTATCATCGTGACGAGTTAACTCTCTAATGTTGACGTAGCTACGCCATGCGATTGTAATCGAAAGTAGAATGGAATAAAAAAGCGGTACACCTAACACGATTCCAACAACGGCGGTTAGGATGCCAAGCAGAAATATCCGCGAAAAGGTGACTTGGTCACGATTTCTAAAATAAAGAAGAAAATAGCAACTGCCACAGCCAAGAACAAGCACAAGAAAAGGGAAAATAGGCGGGAATGTTTGTTCATATAAATAAAAGAACGCTAAAAGGAAATACACGAAAACCATATCATAAATATAATAGAGAAGATGAGGAAGTTCTCTTAGTACTTTCATTAATTCCGAACCCTTTCTATCTTATTAAGATACGCATAACCATCCGACATTTTCACGTTATAGCACATATGACCTATACTCTTCAAAAGCTGATAAAATGTTTCTTCATCCTTTGATTGAATCGGCTCACCTAATCGAATCAAAACAGAGCGCTCTGATAATCGCTTTTGGAGCAATGAACTCATCCGTTCAAAAGATAAAAGCGGTCTTGTGTCATCAATTCGAGCCAGTAACTCTAGCGCCTTACTTAAATGAGCATTCCCCTCGCCCACTTCAAGTACCATAGAAGAAGCAGGTCCTTCAGGATCAAGATTAATATGGATTTCAAACGCTACCCCTCGTTTCGTAGCGACTGAACAAAGAAAGGCCAGGTGGCTAATATATGCTTCGATGTTATTGGAGACTTGCCCGGGACTATTCTTTCTTTTAACAGATAAATCAAGAACAAATACCCACCTCATCTCGATTGAACGCTCGTACACTTTCGTTTTCAATTCTGAAGTTCTTGCCGTAGCTTTCCAATGAATACGATTAAATGGATCAGAGTTCGCGTACTGACGGGCACCGGCTGGAGCAGACAGGTTTTCATAGAGCGAATGTTCATAAGCGTGACTCCCCATTTCATAGGTCGAAAGTTGTTCTACGCCTTGCACCTCACTCAACTCAGGGTAAATCAATACTTCTGTTTGAGAGAAGCCTTGAAGACTAGATAGACGGCTCCCTAAACCAAAGAGATCATTTATTTTAAATTGAAGGTTCCTTATCCGCGTAGCTCCTCTTTCATAAGCATGAATGGAAAAGGAAATGTTCTTACGTTCATTTCGTCTCATAAAAAAAGGAACATAATAATAGTGAAGGTTTTTCGTGTTTTGAACAATTTCAAGTTGAGAGAGATGAATCACAGGCTCAACAGCAAAGCGCAACTCGCCGTTCCAAATCGGCAACTTTCCTTGATTTTGTATCGAAAAGGAGAGCGTTTCATGTTCACCTTTGAAAAGCCTAATCGTATGTCGCTTATTTTCTACCTGAACAGATGTAGCTGCTTTCTTTAAGTAGATACGGGTTCCATAGGTAAGTAGCATTAATGCAATGGTAATCATGAATAGCTCGACCGATTGGAAATAAAACGCCACAATAACTAAAACCCAGCTGAGTCCCAAAAAAGAAGAAAGGAAT contains:
- the rnz gene encoding ribonuclease Z, which translates into the protein MEFTFLGTGAGVPSTKRNVSSTALRLDSGEVWLFDCGEATQHQILSSTITLSRLTKIFITHLHGDHIFGLPGLLGSRSFQGGESELKIYGPKGLAHFIDTAVKISGTHLRYPLRIVEIEDDFQVQEQGFTIKIALLEHGIDSFAYRIEEADKTGALNVEKLKSLGVQPGPIYQKLKNGDSITLDNGKVVHAGEVVGPPIKGRHLVYCGDSRFNEKTIDFALNADLLIHEATFSAHMESLAYEYYHSTTEEAARIAKTANVKKLLLNHISSRYQEADIVDLVGEARAVFVNTDIVEDQMTVHIPITKPSSF
- a CDS encoding DUF58 domain-containing protein, encoding MRWESRTTLSLFLSSFLGLSWVLVIVAFYFQSVELFMITIALMLLTYGTRIYLKKAATSVQVENKRHTIRLFKGEHETLSFSIQNQGKLPIWNGELRFAVEPVIHLSQLEIVQNTKNLHYYYVPFFMRRNERKNISFSIHAYERGATRIRNLQFKINDLFGLGSRLSSLQGFSQTEVLIYPELSEVQGVEQLSTYEMGSHAYEHSLYENLSAPAGARQYANSDPFNRIHWKATARTSELKTKVYERSIEMRWVFVLDLSVKRKNSPGQVSNNIEAYISHLAFLCSVATKRGVAFEIHINLDPEGPASSMVLEVGEGNAHLSKALELLARIDDTRPLLSFERMSSLLQKRLSERSVLIRLGEPIQSKDEETFYQLLKSIGHMCYNVKMSDGYAYLNKIERVRN
- a CDS encoding CPBP family intramembrane glutamic endopeptidase, translating into MLVKKRLYLALFLSHLLLFLSFYLFSDFFWPLFTVSLLLLGGISIRQVKWEKPSLFHLVIGILSGVFLYFAFFLGKTLMLVLFPQFMTQINELYTLVAPNKAWHFVSLILIIIPGEELFWRGLVQTELKTSQIKYPILLAALFYMSAHLYAGAFLLLTAAVLAGVMWGYLYDRTRNMVVPLLSHLVFDLFLLVFFPLL
- the namA gene encoding NADPH dehydrogenase NamA, with amino-acid sequence MSSALFTPYTIKNVTFPNRIVMSPMCMYSCEAMDGKATNFHYTHYTSRAVGRTGLIITEAAAVTEQGRISPQDLGIWSDDHIEGLQKIVQLSQEQGAKVGIQLAHAGRKAVLDGPIIAPSAIPFSDKMKTPQEMTLEQIKETIVSFKEGARRAKKAGFDVIELHGAHGYLINEFLSPLTNKREDEYGGSTQNRYRFLKEIISEVNDVWNGPLFVRISAEEYHEEGNTMEDFVYFSSEMKKQGVDLIDCSTGGVVPASIDAFPGYQVKHAEKIRNEAKISTGAVGLITHPLQAEEIIHNNRADLVLLARELLRDPYWARTAAAELGADLEAPKQYERGWN